A genome region from Phalacrocorax carbo chromosome 27, bPhaCar2.1, whole genome shotgun sequence includes the following:
- the LOC135317785 gene encoding acrosin-like — protein MWRVVIGATRLTQLGPEAQVRNIKRLLAHEHYTSISERNDIALLELDQPVQCSSYIQLACVPDASLRVSEMTACYISGWGSTTARSGGSTDVLQEAKVHLIDVNLCNSSWWYRGAIHSHNLCAGYAQGGIDTCQGDSGGPLVCKDNNADYFWLVGVTSWGKGCARAKQPGVYTSTQHFYDWISVQMGLRPAVTATPAPRPGFTSTPFQRPRPTPTQPGRFTPCPFPRQKLVEFFNVLQELLQVLRGKRA, from the exons ATGTGGCGCGTGGTGATCGGGGCCACTCGGTTGACTCAGCTGGGCCCCGAGGCCCAAGTGCGCAATATTAAGCGGCTCCTGGCTCACGAACACTACACTAGTATCTCGGAGAGGAACGACATTGCGTTGCTGGAATTGGaccagcctgtccagtgcagcTCCTACATACAGCTTGCCTGCGTGCCTGACGCCTCGCTGAGAGTGTCAGAGATGACAGCCTGCTACATCAGTGGTTGGGGTTCCACGACTGCAAGAT CTGGAGGCTCGACTGATGTCCTGCAGGAGGCCAAGGTCCACCTCATTGACGTCAAcctctgcaacagcagctggtggTATAGAGGGGCCATCCACAGCCACAACTTGTGTGCCGGCTATGCGCAGGGTGGCATCGACACCTGCCAG GGTGACAGCGGTGGTCCTCTCGTCTGCAAAGACAACAACGCGGACTACTTCTGGCTTGTCGGAGTGACGAGCTGGGGGAAAGGCTGTGCCAGAGCAAAACAGCCCGGAGTCTACACCTCCACTCAGCACTTTTACGACTGGATCTCGGTGCAGATGGGCCTGCGCCCAGCAGTAACGGCTACTCCAGCGCCACGGCCAGGCTTCACCTCAACCCCCTTTCAGAGGCCGAGGCCAACACCAACGCAACCGGGCAGGTTTACGCCCTGCCCGTTTCCACGCCAGAAGCTGGTGGAATTCTTTAAtgtgctgcaggagctcctgcaggtcctgaggggaaaaagggctTGA